A stretch of the Symmachiella macrocystis genome encodes the following:
- the glgB gene encoding 1,4-alpha-glucan branching protein GlgB: protein MDDLSPKPMSQRPSVPWRNSNNRVRSCGPLFTETDIQNMRNGMHASIYQFQGAHLDEVDGITGTRFAVWAPNALEVSVLTDANHWSHGRNALRPSDEGIWNGFVPDLAHGDAYKFGIKEQSGVVTERSDPFAFFQELRPKTASIVYDMSDFVWQDQAWMSRREMTDWMAQPISMYEVHLGSWKKPTDGREFFNYRELAHMLVDYCREMGFTHLQLMPVSEHPFDGSWGYQATGYFAPTSRFGTPHDFAYFVDYCHQANISVLIDWVPAHFPIDGHALARFDGTALYEHADPRQGFHPDWGTAVFNYGRNEVRNFLLSSARFWLEKYHVDGIRVDAVASMLYLDYSRNAGEWVPNEFGGRENLEAVRFLKDFNVMAHGDFPGILTVAEESTAWGGVSHPVYNGGLGFSMKWDMGWMNDSLRYMQLDPIHRAHHQNDLSFRMVYAFTENFVLPLSHDEVVHGKRSLLSQMPGDHWQQFANLRMLYGYQYTMSGKKLLFMGGELGQWHEWDHDGEIDWNLQGHKYHDGLRRYIGDLNELYRSQGALHELDFSGEGFDWIQCDDSANSVFAFLRKGQDKDDFLVVISNFTPVPRQKYRIGIPRPGFYSEVLNSDAGIYGGTNVGNLGGVYSEPVPSHGHKQSIEVHLPPLGIVAMKPMSMPNA, encoded by the coding sequence ATGGACGATCTTTCACCGAAACCGATGTCACAACGCCCCTCCGTCCCTTGGCGGAATTCCAACAATCGCGTTCGCAGTTGCGGTCCGTTATTTACTGAAACCGATATTCAAAATATGCGCAATGGCATGCACGCTTCTATCTATCAATTCCAGGGTGCCCATCTCGACGAAGTCGACGGGATTACCGGGACCCGATTCGCCGTCTGGGCGCCGAACGCCCTCGAAGTCTCCGTTCTCACCGACGCCAACCATTGGTCGCACGGTCGCAATGCGTTGCGTCCTTCGGACGAAGGGATTTGGAACGGCTTTGTCCCCGACTTGGCGCATGGCGACGCCTATAAATTTGGAATCAAAGAACAATCCGGCGTCGTCACCGAACGTAGCGACCCGTTTGCGTTTTTCCAGGAGTTGCGGCCCAAAACCGCGTCGATCGTCTATGACATGAGCGACTTTGTCTGGCAGGACCAGGCGTGGATGTCGCGACGGGAAATGACCGACTGGATGGCGCAACCCATTTCCATGTATGAGGTCCATTTGGGATCGTGGAAAAAGCCCACCGATGGTCGGGAGTTTTTTAACTACCGCGAATTGGCGCACATGCTGGTCGATTATTGCCGTGAAATGGGATTTACCCATTTGCAGCTTATGCCAGTCAGCGAACATCCGTTCGACGGCTCTTGGGGTTATCAGGCAACTGGTTATTTCGCACCAACCAGTCGATTCGGCACGCCGCACGACTTCGCCTATTTTGTGGACTACTGCCATCAGGCGAACATCAGTGTGTTGATCGATTGGGTCCCTGCGCACTTCCCGATCGATGGCCACGCGCTGGCGCGCTTTGACGGCACGGCGTTGTATGAACATGCTGACCCCCGCCAGGGGTTCCATCCCGATTGGGGCACGGCGGTCTTCAATTATGGCCGCAACGAGGTGCGCAACTTCTTGCTCTCCAGCGCGCGGTTTTGGCTGGAAAAATATCACGTCGACGGCATCCGGGTCGACGCTGTTGCCTCGATGTTGTACTTGGATTATTCACGCAACGCCGGCGAATGGGTCCCCAACGAATTTGGTGGTCGCGAAAACCTAGAAGCGGTGCGGTTCCTCAAAGATTTCAACGTGATGGCCCACGGCGATTTCCCGGGAATCTTGACTGTGGCCGAAGAATCGACGGCTTGGGGCGGCGTTTCGCATCCTGTCTACAACGGCGGACTCGGCTTCAGTATGAAGTGGGATATGGGTTGGATGAACGACTCGTTGCGCTACATGCAACTCGATCCGATTCATCGTGCACACCATCAAAACGACCTTTCCTTCCGCATGGTGTACGCCTTTACGGAGAACTTCGTGCTGCCGTTATCGCACGACGAAGTCGTCCACGGAAAACGTTCGCTGCTCTCGCAAATGCCGGGCGACCATTGGCAACAGTTCGCCAACCTGCGGATGCTCTACGGTTACCAATACACCATGTCCGGCAAAAAGTTGCTCTTCATGGGCGGGGAATTGGGGCAATGGCACGAATGGGACCATGACGGCGAAATCGACTGGAACCTGCAAGGCCACAAATACCACGATGGCCTACGGCGCTATATCGGTGACTTGAACGAACTGTATCGCAGCCAAGGCGCGTTACACGAACTCGACTTCTCCGGAGAAGGGTTTGACTGGATTCAGTGTGATGACTCCGCGAATAGTGTCTTCGCCTTTTTGCGCAAAGGCCAGGACAAGGATGATTTCCTGGTCGTCATCAGCAACTTCACCCCCGTACCGCGGCAGAAATACCGCATCGGTATTCCTCGCCCCGGGTTTTATTCTGAAGTGCTCAACAGCGATGCCGGAATCTACGGGGGAACGAACGTCGGCAACCTCGGCGGCGTCTATAGCGAACCGGTCCCCAGCCACGGTCACAAACAGAGCATCGAAGTGCATTTGCCGCCGCTGGGCATCGTGGCGATGAAACCGATGTCAATGCCCAACGCCTAA
- the tilS gene encoding tRNA lysidine(34) synthetase TilS codes for MSDPHQHPFLGSLSQAVKTVWDAGDALLAVSGGADSMALLRGMLDLNQAHSGRLAVAHFNHNLQPAVSDDVARWLQQTCERLDIPFHLGASDVGQLAAESGQGIEESARNARYAFFKQTALDNQFTQVLVAHTRDDQVETILHHLLRGTGVAGLRGMPERRALVPLSDGQPEIALLRPMLTVTRAQAVDYLRTVGQDYRDDPSNVDVAFTRNRIRHELLPLLETSFNPNIRDALSKLSQQAGDLQDALEQIVHQQLRGALLDVNADIVRLRWQPLNEQTRHVIRECFAMLWKQQHWPRQRMNFSHYDRLATLLQNGGTANLPGGIVAERRGELVVLRRQSHFT; via the coding sequence ATGTCAGACCCCCACCAACACCCCTTCCTCGGTTCGCTCAGTCAAGCGGTGAAGACGGTTTGGGACGCCGGTGACGCATTGTTGGCGGTCTCCGGTGGAGCGGACAGCATGGCGCTGTTACGGGGCATGTTGGACCTGAACCAAGCCCACTCCGGCCGCTTGGCGGTGGCCCATTTCAACCATAACTTGCAACCAGCCGTCTCCGACGACGTCGCCCGTTGGTTGCAACAGACATGTGAACGGCTTGACATCCCCTTTCACTTGGGGGCGTCGGATGTCGGCCAACTCGCTGCTGAATCGGGGCAGGGGATCGAGGAATCCGCCCGCAATGCCCGCTATGCCTTCTTCAAGCAGACGGCACTCGACAACCAATTTACGCAAGTTCTTGTTGCTCACACACGCGATGATCAGGTCGAGACGATTCTGCATCATCTGTTGCGAGGCACCGGCGTTGCCGGTTTGCGGGGGATGCCGGAGCGGCGCGCGCTCGTTCCATTGTCGGACGGTCAACCGGAGATCGCATTGTTGCGCCCGATGCTCACGGTCACTCGTGCGCAGGCGGTTGATTATTTACGGACCGTAGGCCAGGACTACCGTGACGACCCGTCGAACGTCGATGTGGCATTCACGCGCAATCGAATTCGACACGAGTTACTGCCGCTTTTGGAAACGTCGTTCAATCCCAATATCCGGGATGCATTGAGCAAATTGAGCCAGCAGGCCGGCGACCTGCAAGATGCTCTGGAACAGATCGTGCATCAACAATTGCGCGGCGCCTTGCTCGACGTCAATGCGGACATCGTTCGGTTGCGGTGGCAACCGCTCAACGAACAAACGCGGCACGTTATTCGCGAATGCTTTGCGATGTTGTGGAAACAACAGCATTGGCCGCGGCAGCGGATGAATTTTTCGCACTACGACCGCTTGGCAACACTGTTGCAAAACGGAGGAACGGCGAACTTACCGGGCGGAATTGTTGCCGAGCGTCGCGGGGAATTGGTCGTCTTGAGGCGACAGTCCCACTTCACGTGA
- the rny gene encoding ribonuclease Y — protein MGNAITAVLAVSETVTAISAALALIVGLGIGLVIERISRGAAYQRRDEIIEQARQEAENVKKSQELEAKEELIGRREAVEKELNSAREEQREQERRLDRRETTLGELQQDINKKERMIEGVQTKLADRQKQMDAREAELEQVLREERDQLFQISGLSPEAAQDKLLTQLRVELKNETGAVILKHNQELKETCDKLAREAVGMAVQRCAASHASETTVSTVDIPNDDMKGRIIGREGRNIRAFEKITGVDVIVDDTPGVVIVSAFDTVRREIARLSLTKLIQDGRIHPSRIEEIVNETEKEMDEHIRTLGNEAIQEAGIVDVHEKLIMLMGRLNFRVSYSQNVRRHSIEVAYLTGLLAESLGLDGTLARRCGFFHDIGKAADHEMEGGHPAVGAELLKRYGEGPEVVHAAFGHHDDIRVDHIYTVLVASADAISAARPGARRETLEKYVRRLEELEALACGFPGVDHAYAVQAGREVRCVVDAKQVNDREAAKMCRDIAKGIEQALTYPGEIKVTVLRETRTIQYAK, from the coding sequence ATGGGGAACGCAATTACTGCGGTGTTGGCGGTATCCGAAACGGTCACCGCCATCTCCGCCGCCCTGGCTTTGATTGTTGGTCTGGGAATCGGACTGGTCATTGAACGGATCAGCCGTGGAGCTGCCTACCAACGTCGCGATGAGATCATCGAACAAGCGCGGCAGGAAGCGGAGAACGTCAAGAAGTCGCAGGAGCTGGAAGCCAAGGAAGAGCTGATTGGCCGCCGCGAAGCTGTGGAGAAAGAACTGAACTCGGCGCGCGAAGAACAACGCGAACAAGAACGCCGACTCGACCGCCGCGAAACCACGCTCGGCGAACTGCAGCAAGACATCAACAAAAAGGAACGCATGATCGAGGGAGTCCAGACCAAACTCGCCGATCGCCAAAAGCAAATGGACGCGCGTGAGGCGGAGTTGGAACAAGTCCTCCGTGAGGAACGGGACCAACTGTTCCAAATCAGCGGACTGTCTCCCGAAGCGGCCCAAGACAAGCTGCTGACGCAACTGCGTGTGGAACTCAAAAACGAAACCGGCGCGGTGATCCTGAAACACAACCAGGAACTCAAGGAAACGTGCGACAAATTAGCCCGCGAAGCGGTCGGCATGGCAGTCCAACGTTGCGCCGCCAGTCACGCCTCGGAAACAACAGTCTCGACGGTCGATATCCCCAACGACGATATGAAGGGCCGCATTATCGGCCGTGAAGGACGCAATATTCGCGCCTTCGAAAAAATCACGGGTGTGGATGTCATTGTCGACGACACCCCCGGCGTGGTGATCGTCTCCGCATTCGATACCGTGCGGCGGGAAATCGCCCGTTTATCGCTGACTAAGCTCATTCAAGACGGTCGGATTCATCCTTCGCGGATTGAGGAAATCGTCAACGAAACCGAAAAGGAAATGGATGAACACATCCGCACCTTGGGGAATGAGGCCATTCAAGAAGCGGGGATCGTCGACGTCCATGAAAAACTCATCATGCTGATGGGCCGTTTGAACTTCCGCGTCAGCTACAGCCAAAACGTCCGTCGACACTCGATCGAAGTCGCCTATCTGACCGGGCTGTTGGCGGAATCCTTGGGCCTGGACGGAACCTTGGCTCGCCGTTGTGGATTCTTTCACGACATTGGCAAGGCGGCCGACCACGAAATGGAGGGGGGACACCCCGCCGTGGGAGCCGAGTTGCTCAAACGTTACGGAGAAGGGCCCGAGGTGGTGCATGCGGCATTTGGACATCACGACGACATTCGCGTGGATCATATCTACACAGTGCTTGTCGCTTCGGCCGATGCGATTTCCGCAGCCCGTCCCGGGGCACGCCGCGAGACCTTAGAAAAATATGTGCGACGGTTGGAAGAACTGGAAGCCTTGGCTTGCGGTTTTCCCGGCGTTGATCACGCCTATGCGGTCCAAGCAGGTCGCGAAGTCCGCTGTGTCGTCGACGCCAAGCAGGTCAATGACCGCGAAGCCGCCAAGATGTGTCGCGACATCGCCAAAGGCATTGAACAAGCACTCACGTATCCCGGTGAAATCAAAGTCACCGTGCTACGGGAAACGCGGACAATTCAATACGCGAAGTAG
- a CDS encoding SMP-30/gluconolactonase/LRE family protein, protein MRSLFPLTIVGLLCGGFSGVATAEENHPLPPTVADGDELVEEYGDDRFFEGPTWDPQTQRLYFTAFRDNDTQILRLDGPGKVHVWLDDTKGVNGTCLARDGRLLGAQAYGNKLMSYQIAREAPSDTKILVDDPTLNQPNDVAASPKKGGGIYYTDPDFKNRLTSAVYHLSTTGKVTQVLNDMQVPNGCLVSNDGKTLYVGDSYLKHWRAYPIQADGSVGPGSVFFDPDTERNDSPDGMTIDEQGNLYLSGRGGVWVCDKWGKSLGLIPVPEFCSNVAFGGEDGKTLYLTCSKKLYSLKMNTRGPKSAGKGKSKKH, encoded by the coding sequence ATGCGTTCCCTATTCCCTTTGACCATCGTCGGTTTGCTGTGCGGCGGATTTTCCGGAGTCGCGACTGCTGAGGAAAATCATCCCTTGCCGCCTACTGTCGCTGACGGCGACGAACTGGTGGAAGAATACGGCGACGATCGTTTTTTCGAAGGCCCGACTTGGGACCCTCAGACGCAGCGGTTGTACTTCACCGCTTTTCGCGACAATGACACGCAAATCCTACGTCTGGACGGTCCCGGCAAGGTGCATGTCTGGCTGGATGACACCAAGGGAGTCAACGGGACTTGCTTAGCTCGCGATGGCCGATTGCTGGGTGCACAGGCTTATGGCAACAAGCTGATGAGTTACCAAATCGCCCGTGAAGCTCCCAGCGACACAAAGATCCTTGTGGATGATCCGACGCTCAATCAACCGAACGACGTCGCCGCTTCGCCAAAAAAAGGGGGCGGGATCTATTACACCGACCCCGATTTCAAAAACCGCCTCACCAGCGCGGTCTATCACCTTTCGACGACTGGCAAGGTGACGCAGGTTTTGAATGATATGCAGGTTCCCAATGGCTGTTTGGTCTCCAACGACGGGAAAACGTTGTATGTTGGCGACAGTTACCTGAAACATTGGCGGGCTTACCCAATTCAAGCGGACGGTTCGGTCGGTCCGGGAAGCGTATTTTTTGATCCCGATACCGAGCGCAACGACTCTCCAGACGGCATGACGATCGACGAGCAGGGGAACTTGTACCTCAGCGGCCGCGGCGGCGTTTGGGTCTGCGATAAGTGGGGCAAATCGCTCGGTTTGATCCCGGTTCCCGAATTCTGCTCCAACGTCGCCTTTGGTGGTGAAGATGGCAAAACGCTGTATCTGACCTGCTCGAAGAAACTATACAGCCTCAAGATGAACACCCGCGGACCTAAGTCCGCCGGCAAAGGCAAATCCAAAAAACACTAA
- a CDS encoding alpha/beta hydrolase encodes MPRQNLLIYLLGTAVCLTVTCMTRTGLSEEPLEFEYHEDVIYGVGGGEQLILDWARPKKFDKPLTAIIYIHGGGWTFGNKNGHRDEIQKAAREGYFSATIGYRLAPAHRFPAQVEDCKCAIRFLRANADELGLDRNKIGAIGFSAGAHLVMMLATMDDGDGLEGKGGWFDWSSKIQVGVSFFGPTNLQSEFPTGSNKLVVQFLNGTAAQQPEAYRLASPITYVNAGDPPLLMYQGTKDTLVPHDQAIQMVEALTAVEVPGRVEFLIGQGHGWRGPEAKRTFQEAIEFIDEQTNKTE; translated from the coding sequence ATGCCACGTCAAAACTTGCTGATCTATCTTTTGGGAACGGCCGTTTGCCTCACGGTCACGTGCATGACGCGCACGGGTCTTTCCGAGGAACCGTTGGAGTTTGAATATCACGAGGATGTGATCTACGGCGTCGGTGGTGGCGAACAATTGATCTTGGATTGGGCGCGCCCGAAGAAATTCGACAAGCCGCTGACAGCGATCATCTATATCCACGGAGGCGGATGGACCTTTGGCAACAAGAACGGCCATCGCGACGAAATTCAAAAGGCGGCCCGTGAAGGTTATTTTTCCGCGACGATTGGTTATCGCTTGGCCCCAGCGCATCGTTTTCCCGCCCAAGTCGAGGACTGCAAATGCGCGATTCGTTTTTTGCGAGCCAATGCCGATGAACTGGGCCTAGACCGCAACAAAATCGGCGCCATCGGTTTTTCCGCCGGTGCACACTTGGTGATGATGCTCGCCACCATGGATGACGGGGACGGATTGGAAGGCAAAGGGGGCTGGTTCGATTGGTCTAGTAAAATCCAAGTGGGTGTTAGTTTTTTCGGGCCGACGAATCTGCAGTCCGAATTTCCTACGGGTTCGAATAAACTCGTCGTGCAATTCCTCAACGGAACCGCAGCACAGCAACCCGAAGCGTATCGCCTCGCCTCGCCGATCACGTATGTCAACGCCGGCGATCCCCCGCTGTTGATGTATCAAGGGACCAAGGACACTCTCGTCCCCCACGACCAAGCGATACAAATGGTCGAGGCCTTGACCGCGGTTGAGGTCCCTGGACGCGTGGAGTTTTTAATCGGCCAAGGGCACGGTTGGCGTGGCCCCGAAGCGAAGCGCACGTTTCAAGAGGCGATTGAATTCATCGATGAGCAGACCAACAAAACCGAATAA